One Gossypium raimondii isolate GPD5lz chromosome 3, ASM2569854v1, whole genome shotgun sequence genomic window carries:
- the LOC105795629 gene encoding F-box/LRR-repeat protein At4g14103 codes for MSEDLAFIECDFYNTSVINIQTPSLKRFILDFDLGGFGDINYVVVINAPNLVYFQYTDVVAQGYTLSTMKSLEKAHISICGCDTIDSQTIATHLIQGICNVRSLRLTIDEVIFQTSRLLIFYNLIEFKFLGRGFNGRETWLVEFLHCVLNLKTLILNFSV; via the exons ATGTCAGAAGATTTGGCTTTTATTGAGTGTGATTTTTATAATACAAGTGTGATCAATATCCAAACTCCTTCGCTTAAGagatttattttagattttgatctCGGAGGATTCGGAGATATAAATTATGTGGTGGTGATTAATGCTCCAAatcttgtttattttcaatatacTGACGTTGTAGCTCAAGGTTATACTTTGAGTACCATGAAGTCTCTAGAAAAAGCTCATATTAGCATCTGCGGTTGTGATACCATTGATTCTCAAACAATTGCAACTCATCTTATTCAGGGAATTTGCAATGTACGGTCTCTACGTTTAACCATTGACGAAGTG ATTTTCCAAACAAGTCGACTTCTTATATTTTACAACCTTATTGAATTCAAATTTCTTGGTCGTGGTTTTAATGGGAGAGAAACTTGGCTTGTGGAGTTTCTACATTGTGTGCTTAATCTAAAGACACTTATCCTCAATTTTTCGGTATGA